From one Plectropomus leopardus isolate mb chromosome 8, YSFRI_Pleo_2.0, whole genome shotgun sequence genomic stretch:
- the tsr2 gene encoding pre-rRNA-processing protein TSR2 homolog, whose product MDCAYLCSQVCDGLMQVFGLWQQGELQQLRQTIITLTSKKGQRAKVMAPPTPSGEDSDDDTQVMECEPSVPSVSRMDPPPAAPAAPGEEEEDGWTVVRKKK is encoded by the exons ATGGACTGTGCTTACCTGTGCTCTCAGGTGTGTGACGGACTGATGCAGGTGTTTGGTCTCTGGCAGCAGggggagctgcagcagctcagacaAACCATCATCACTTTGACATCGAAGAAGGGTCAGAGGGCAAAGGTCATGGCTCCGCCTACACCGTCTGGTGAAGACAGTGATGATGACACACAG GTGATGGAGTGTGAACCCTCGGTGCCGTCAGTCAGCAGGATGGACccgcctcctgctgctcctgctgctcctggtgaagaagaagaggacggCTGGACGGTGGTGAGGAAGAAGAAGTGA
- the cdk16 gene encoding cyclin-dependent kinase 16, with the protein MEAVDGRVEQDHSISDINKRLSLPADIRLPDDYLEKFNLIGPALFEQPISRRLRRVSLSEIGFGKLETYIKLDKLGEGTYATVYKGRSKLTENLVALKEIRLEHEEGAPCTAIREVSLLKDLKHANIVTLHDIIHTQKSLTLVFEYLDKDLKQYLDDCGNIINVHNVKLFLFQLLRGLSYCHRRKVLHRDLKPQNLLINERGELKLADFGLARAKSIPTKTYSNEVVTLWYRPPDILLGSTDYSTHIDMWGVGCIFYEMATGRPLFPGSTVEEELHFIFKLLGTPTEQSWPGISCAEEFLAFNFPQYRAETLTHHTPRLSSDGVDLLSKFLQFEGKKRISSAESMTHCYFSNLGNRAATLPDTTSIFSLPEIHLERETTRPTVAPEPGNTHLSQVTPTRDSQQSG; encoded by the exons ATGGAGGCAGTAGATGGTCGTGTcgagcaggatcacagcatcagt GACATTAACAAACGTCTCTCGTTACCGGCTGACATTCGTCTCCCTGACGATTACCTGGAGAAGTTTAACTTGATTGGTCCAGCTCTGTTTGAGCAGCCAATAAGCAGACGGCTGCGCAGAGTGTCTCTG tcaGAGATTGGTTTTGGGAAACTGGAGACGTACATAAAACTGGACAAACTTGGAGAG GGGACATATGCAACGGTGTATAAAGGTCGCAGTAAACTGACGGAGAACCTCGTGGCTCTGAAGGAAATTCGACTGGAACACGAAGAAGGAGCGCCGTGTACTGCGATCAGAGAAG tgtcTCTGTTGAAGGATTTGAAACACGCCAACATTGTGACGCTGCATGACATCATCCACACACAGAAGTCCCTCACACTGGTGTTTGAGTATctg GACAAAGATCTGAAACAGTATCTGGACGACTGTGGAAACATCATCAACGTCCACAATGTTAAA CTCTTTCTGTTCCAGCTGCTGCGAGGTTTGTCGTATTGCCATCGGAGGAAAGTTCTCCACAGAGACCTGAAACCCCAAAACCTGCTTATCAACGAGCGAGGAGAACTCAAACTGGCTGACTTTG GTTTGGCTCGAGCAAAGTCCATCCCGACGAAGACGTACTCCAACGAAGTGGTGACGCTGTGGTACCGACCGCCAGACATCCTACTGGGCAGCACTGACTACTCCACCCACATCGACATGTG GGGTGTTGGTTGTATCTTCTATGAGATGGCGACAGGTCGTCCTCTGTTTCCTGGGTCGACGGTGGAGGAGGAGCTTCACTTTATCTTCAAACTCCTCG GGACACCCACAGAGCAGAGCTGGCCTGGAATCAGTTGTGCTGAAgaatttttggcatttaactTCCCTCAATACAGAGCAGAGACGCTGACTCACCACACCCCAAG gCTCAGTAGTGACGGTGTGGACCTGTTGTCAAAGTTCCTGCAG tTTGAAGGGAAGAAGAGGATCTCCTCGGCAGAGTCAATGACTCATTGTTATTTCAGTAACCTTGGCAACAGAGCAGCGACACTTCCTGACA CGACGTCCATCTTCAGTCTGCCCGAGATCCACCTGGAGAGGGAAACAACCAGACCCACCGTCGCACCTGAGCCAGGTAACACCCACCTGAGCCAGGTAACACCCACCAGAGACAG cCAACAGTCCGGCTAA